A window from Borrelia sp. P9F1 encodes these proteins:
- the arcA gene encoding arginine deiminase, which translates to MECLKPINVFSEIGRLRKVLLHRPGEELENLTPSIMQRLLFDDIPYLEVAKQEHDAFAETLRNNGAEVVYIEDLISEAISGSDEIKDRFVSQFILEAGIRTENKTKALKDYFYNMPVRGMISKMIAGVTRDELKNYKSDSLNYLVNSEYPLITDPMPNVLFTRDPFASIGNGVTINSMRTRTRRRETIFAEYIFSYHPVYKENIPRWFTRDEDTTLEGGDELILSRDVLAIGISERTEAESVEKVARKLFQEKASFSTILAFQIPQSRAYMHLDTVFTQIDHNTFTSFSSDDMSFTIYALTYDSGSGNIKVKSEKAKLEDILGFYLGYKVNIINCAGGNLIHGAREQWNDGANTLAIAPGEVVVYSRNHVTNRLLEEFGIKVHQIPSSELSRGRGGPRCMSMPLIRDDV; encoded by the coding sequence ATGGAATGTTTAAAACCGATAAATGTATTTTCAGAAATAGGTCGTTTAAGGAAAGTTTTGTTACATAGGCCTGGAGAAGAATTGGAAAACTTGACACCTTCGATAATGCAAAGATTATTATTTGACGATATTCCTTATCTTGAAGTTGCAAAACAAGAACATGATGCTTTTGCAGAAACTTTAAGAAATAATGGAGCTGAAGTTGTCTACATTGAAGATCTAATTAGTGAGGCTATTTCTGGTAGTGATGAGATTAAAGATAGGTTTGTGTCTCAGTTTATTCTTGAGGCAGGAATTAGAACTGAAAATAAGACCAAGGCTTTAAAAGATTATTTTTATAATATGCCTGTTAGGGGTATGATTTCAAAGATGATAGCAGGAGTTACGAGAGATGAACTTAAGAATTATAAATCCGATTCTCTTAATTATTTGGTAAACAGTGAATATCCTTTAATTACGGATCCTATGCCTAATGTCCTTTTTACAAGAGATCCCTTTGCAAGTATCGGCAATGGGGTAACAATAAACAGTATGAGAACTAGGACAAGGAGAAGGGAGACGATATTTGCAGAATATATTTTTAGTTATCATCCTGTTTACAAGGAAAATATACCTAGGTGGTTTACTAGAGATGAAGATACTACTTTAGAAGGTGGAGATGAGCTAATTTTGAGTCGAGATGTTTTAGCTATTGGTATTTCTGAGAGAACTGAGGCTGAATCTGTGGAAAAAGTAGCTCGGAAACTTTTTCAAGAGAAAGCATCTTTTAGTACTATTTTGGCTTTTCAAATTCCACAGAGTAGAGCTTATATGCATCTGGATACAGTGTTTACCCAAATAGATCACAATACCTTTACAAGTTTTAGCAGTGATGATATGAGTTTTACTATTTACGCTTTAACTTACGACTCGGGCTCTGGAAATATTAAGGTTAAGAGTGAGAAGGCTAAGTTGGAAGACATTTTAGGTTTTTACCTTGGGTATAAGGTTAACATAATAAATTGTGCCGGAGGGAATTTAATTCACGGGGCGAGGGAGCAGTGGAATGATGGAGCTAATACTTTAGCAATAGCTCCAGGGGAAGTGGTAGTTTATTCTAGAAATCATGTTACTAATAGATTGCTTGAAGAATTCGGAATTAAAGTCCATCAAATCCCTTCTAGTGAGCTTTCACGAGGAAGAGGTGGCCCAAGATGCATGTCAATGCCTTTAATAAGAGATGATGTTTAA
- the argF gene encoding ornithine carbamoyltransferase, with protein MYNLRNRSFLRILDFTQKEIKYLLDLSHNLKRAKYTGVEEQKLRGKNIAIIFEKDSTRTRCAFEVAAYDQGARVTYLGPTGSQIGKKESIADTARVLGRMYDAIEFRGFSQHAVEDLSRYSNVPVYNGLTDIAHPTQVLADFMTIEEHKGCLKKLKLVFCGDGRNNVANSLMEGCAIMGMDFRIFAPKELFPDPELVYKVREIANKNGGKITISSSIEETVKDVDVVYTDVWVSMGEINWDERIRLLKPYQVNRELMKLAKGDAIFMHCLPAFHDLNTALGKELFDKYGLEGVEVTDDVFESNQSVVFDEAENRLHTIKAVMVATLG; from the coding sequence ATGTATAATTTGCGAAACAGAAGTTTTTTAAGGATTTTAGATTTCACTCAAAAGGAAATCAAATATTTACTTGATCTGTCTCATAATTTAAAAAGAGCCAAGTATACTGGGGTTGAGGAGCAGAAACTTAGGGGAAAAAATATAGCTATAATTTTTGAAAAAGATTCAACAAGAACAAGATGTGCATTTGAGGTTGCTGCTTATGATCAGGGCGCTAGGGTTACTTATTTGGGGCCCACTGGGAGTCAAATAGGAAAGAAGGAATCTATTGCTGATACTGCAAGAGTATTGGGGAGGATGTATGATGCTATTGAATTTAGGGGATTTTCTCAGCATGCTGTAGAGGATTTGTCTAGATATTCTAACGTTCCAGTTTATAATGGGCTGACAGATATTGCCCATCCGACACAGGTTCTTGCTGACTTTATGACTATTGAAGAGCATAAGGGATGTTTAAAAAAATTGAAGCTGGTTTTTTGTGGCGATGGCAGAAATAATGTTGCTAATTCTTTAATGGAAGGTTGTGCCATTATGGGAATGGATTTTAGAATATTTGCTCCAAAAGAGCTTTTCCCAGATCCAGAATTGGTATACAAGGTAAGGGAGATAGCTAACAAGAATGGAGGCAAGATTACTATTTCTAGTTCTATTGAAGAAACGGTTAAAGACGTTGATGTTGTATACACTGATGTTTGGGTATCTATGGGAGAAATTAATTGGGATGAAAGGATAAGACTTTTAAAGCCATATCAAGTTAATAGGGAACTTATGAAATTAGCAAAGGGAGATGCAATATTTATGCATTGTCTGCCGGCTTTTCATGATTTGAATACGGCGCTTGGTAAGGAACTATTTGATAAATATGGACTTGAAGGTGTTGAAGTTACGGATGATGTTTTTGAGAGTAATCAGTCTGTTGTGTTTGATGAGGCTGAAAATAGATTGCATACGATTAAAGCTGTAATGGTTGCAACTTTGGGGTAG
- a CDS encoding YfcC family protein has translation MIRKIKIPSSFTIIFSLIVIMTILTYVLPAGEFSKEMREVSGSMKEVVVAGTYHTVDRPPRGFFDGIYTVLTSMAKGMEHAVEVIVFILIVGGAYGVILRTGAVDAGIAAAIRKMGNKDKLLIPFMMFIFSIGGTTTGMCEETLPFYLVMIPLVLALGYDMIVAVSIIALGAGIGTMASTINPFATGIASAIAGIDLNEGFYFRIVLYLVSTLVAIIYVLVYAVKVKNDPTKSIVYAKREEHYNAFIKDSGGSSGSSIPEFTNRRKIVLLLYGVMILFLTYSIIQLGWWMQEMTMLYLGTAILSAFVCKMSESQMWDAFIEGAKDMMTAAIIIGIARGVMIVADDGLITATILNAAAEFLYGLPKALFIVLNEIVQILIGFVVPSSSGHASLTMPIMAPLADFLEMPRASVVIAMQTASGLVNLLTPTGVIMAVLGIARLGYGSWVRFVVPLFVIEFIICILVIMVAVYI, from the coding sequence ATGATTAGGAAAATCAAAATTCCGAGTAGTTTTACAATAATATTTTCTTTAATAGTTATTATGACGATATTGACTTATGTGTTACCAGCTGGTGAGTTTTCTAAAGAGATGAGAGAAGTTAGTGGGAGCATGAAAGAGGTTGTTGTGGCTGGGACTTATCACACAGTGGATAGGCCTCCTAGGGGATTTTTTGATGGTATTTATACTGTTTTGACTTCAATGGCCAAGGGGATGGAGCATGCTGTTGAAGTTATTGTGTTTATTTTAATTGTTGGTGGAGCTTATGGTGTGATTTTGAGAACCGGGGCGGTCGATGCGGGGATAGCTGCAGCGATTAGAAAAATGGGAAACAAGGATAAGCTTCTTATTCCTTTTATGATGTTTATTTTTTCAATAGGAGGAACTACAACAGGAATGTGTGAAGAGACACTTCCATTTTATCTTGTCATGATTCCTTTAGTGTTAGCCTTAGGTTACGATATGATAGTAGCGGTTTCAATTATTGCATTGGGAGCTGGTATAGGAACCATGGCGTCCACTATTAATCCATTTGCAACAGGTATTGCGTCAGCGATCGCTGGTATTGATTTAAATGAGGGATTTTATTTTCGTATTGTTTTATATTTAGTATCTACTTTAGTTGCAATAATATATGTTTTAGTGTACGCAGTAAAGGTGAAGAATGATCCCACTAAATCTATAGTTTATGCAAAAAGGGAAGAGCATTATAATGCATTCATTAAAGATAGCGGGGGGAGTAGCGGATCTAGTATCCCAGAATTTACAAATAGACGTAAAATAGTTTTGCTTTTATATGGGGTAATGATTTTATTTTTGACGTATAGCATTATACAACTTGGTTGGTGGATGCAAGAGATGACCATGTTGTATCTCGGCACAGCCATTCTTTCAGCCTTTGTTTGCAAGATGAGCGAGTCACAAATGTGGGATGCATTCATCGAGGGCGCTAAAGATATGATGACAGCCGCTATTATTATTGGAATAGCTAGGGGAGTTATGATAGTAGCTGACGATGGATTGATTACAGCTACAATATTAAATGCAGCAGCGGAATTTTTGTACGGATTACCGAAGGCGTTGTTTATAGTTTTAAATGAGATTGTACAAATACTGATAGGATTTGTTGTTCCCTCATCATCTGGACATGCAAGTCTTACGATGCCAATAATGGCACCTTTGGCTGACTTTTTGGAAATGCCAAGAGCATCTGTTGTTATTGCAATGCAAACAGCATCTGGGCTTGTCAATTTATTAACTCCTACTGGAGTTATAATGGCAGTTTTAGGAATTGCAAGATTAGGATATGGAAGTTGGGTTAGGTTTGTTGTGCCGTTATTTGTTATTGAATTTATCATATGTATTTTGGTGATAATGGTCGCTGTTTATATTTAA
- the arcC gene encoding carbamate kinase, with product MSGKKMVICLGGNALEDGSGDATAEKQLEVIRKSITGIVDLVESGYEVVISHGNGPQVGRIVLQNEVAKHETPAMPLDICGAMSQGMIGYHIEQALRNEFNRRGMSKDVAVLITQVIVDKEDKGFRDPSKPIGPFYDRATALELEKSKGYVLREDSGRGYRRVVASPMPVEIVEIEAIKELIGKGFMVIACGGGGVPLARDLRGNIEGVSAVIDKDFASSRLAQDVGADVLIILTAVEKVSLNFGKSDEILLGEVNTSEMEKYIDEGHFAAGSMLPKVQAGVEFVKSSEGRVAIITSLDKLGKDIENARDGTIIKG from the coding sequence ATGAGTGGTAAAAAGATGGTCATATGCCTTGGAGGAAATGCCTTGGAGGATGGCAGTGGCGATGCAACAGCTGAAAAACAGTTGGAGGTTATAAGAAAAAGTATTACAGGTATTGTGGATTTAGTTGAGAGTGGATATGAAGTAGTTATTAGTCATGGCAATGGTCCGCAAGTAGGCAGGATAGTTCTTCAGAATGAAGTGGCTAAACATGAAACTCCTGCCATGCCACTTGATATATGCGGAGCGATGAGTCAAGGTATGATAGGGTATCATATTGAACAGGCGCTAAGAAATGAGTTTAATAGAAGGGGCATGAGCAAAGATGTTGCTGTATTGATTACTCAAGTTATAGTTGACAAAGAGGATAAAGGATTTAGAGATCCTAGTAAACCGATTGGTCCGTTTTACGACAGAGCTACGGCATTAGAACTTGAAAAGAGTAAGGGGTACGTTCTGAGAGAAGATAGTGGCAGGGGATATAGAAGAGTAGTGGCTTCTCCAATGCCGGTAGAAATAGTAGAGATTGAAGCAATAAAGGAATTAATTGGGAAGGGATTTATGGTCATTGCTTGTGGCGGCGGTGGAGTCCCTCTTGCAAGAGATTTGAGAGGAAATATTGAAGGAGTAAGTGCAGTAATTGATAAGGATTTCGCCTCATCTAGATTAGCTCAGGATGTAGGGGCAGATGTTTTGATTATACTTACAGCTGTTGAGAAAGTATCATTAAATTTTGGTAAGTCGGATGAGATTTTGTTGGGTGAGGTTAATACTTCAGAGATGGAAAAATATATAGATGAGGGACATTTCGCAGCAGGATCTATGTTACCTAAAGTACAAGCTGGTGTTGAGTTTGTAAAGTCTAGTGAAGGAAGGGTGGCAATCATTACATCATTAGATAAGCTTGGTAAAGACATAGAGAATGCGAGAGATGGTACTATCATTAAAGGGTAA